From the genome of Pristiophorus japonicus isolate sPriJap1 chromosome 18, sPriJap1.hap1, whole genome shotgun sequence:
GCGTTAACTCTTGGGActtcaaaacatttaaaaaaaaaaaacaaacccatACAACACGGCTTCCCTtacttaaaaattaaaaaaaaacagatcctAAAACTGAAAGTGCCCACGAGCTCAGCACACAGTCTCGACGCCAACAGTTTAACCCGTGCACTCCGCCAAGCTCTGCCCGCTGAGGGGGTCGTAGAGCGCTGTACAAATCTTGCCACGTCCGGTTAAGAGCCAAGGCTCGCCTGCTCGATCATTTCCCATCTCTCTTGTCTTCTGACGTTCTAACAGGAACTAGTGAGCGaggcagtggaggggggggggggggggggaaagagggtgaaACCTTAACAGAACGACCAAAAGCAGATACTCCAAAGGAAAGGGTTCTCTTTTATGGTGAGGGCAAGGGTTATTTCAACAGTGCTGAGAAATTATACACTCTTTTACACAGTTATGTCTGCTAGTATCTAAAGACCCCGGTGCGCACGTTAGCAGCAAGTTGACCTGTGTCCAGCCTGCCGCGAGGACAAGGTTAATGACTGGTGACAGACAAGCAGAGATAACCAGGGAGGCACGAGTGGAGACACTGTGGACGATACAGATGGGTCAGATGTGCACTGCAGGATCATTGCGTTCCACACCCCGAGGCTGTGACTCCGACACTATTACACACTGTTTATTTTTAAACCACAGACTCTGCACTAGGCCCACCCAGTCTTTGCCTTCCCCGGGACcctctgcagaacctggagcagcCCGATCAGTCGCCGACCGTGACTGGTCACTGCAGAGGGCTTCCGTTGGGTCCActtgaactcccccccccccccccccccccaaaagaccaTAAATTACATGTAAATAAATAAGAGGTGCTCCTATGATATACAAGTGAAGGGCTGCACGGTGGAGAGACTGTAAGACATTACATGATGAGAAGGGAAGCACTTGCGTCTTGTGGACAAGAGGACTAAGTGTCTTCGATCATGTCTTGGCTGTCTGTGCGGGCGATTTTGCGTGGTGGGGCCGAGCTCTCGCCTTCAATGTCCACTTGCTCTTGGTCCCTTTTCTTCGCTGCATTCTGCAAAAAGGAAATACCACATTATAGCGGGTGGAGACGCCCTCCAATGTGGGACTCAGCCTCATAAACCCGGGACGGGCCCAAGTTCgactcctggtctgtgctgaatgagCTGCTCTCACTGGGGGAACACATAAATTGGGCGCAGTACCGTTCACCCTCCCCCTGGGCTAGTTGAGCAACATGGTTTTGAAAGCTCATTCTGGTATTACTAACTTTCTTCAATTAACTTCCAAGCGTGCTATTTCTATTTAGTGTCATATGTGCTTtattaaaagacttggatttatatagcgccttacaagaccaccggatgtctcaagttgctttacagctaatgaagtacttttgaagtgtagtcactgttgtaatgtgggaaatgcggcagccgatttgcgtacagcaagctcccacaaacagcaatgtgataatgaccagataatgttttttttaatgttatgttggttgaaagataaatattggccaggacataaatATCAAGCAGGATTCCCGCTCGTAATTGCCACCCAGTGACACGTCGCAATGTCTCGGACAGGATTAACCGCACTGCCTCCCATAGTCAAATTGCCAGCCAACTCTCACTGTCTAGATTCACACATGGCTTCTGCCAGCGAGTCCCAACTCACAGGAAGTGCCACGGATAATCGCCCCACCTCTCACACACAAGCCTGCTAACCTTAAACCACACACACGGCTAACTATCAGCCAGTCGTCGCAAGTCCGCTCACCTTTTTGTCCCATTGCTGATGGAGATACCGAAGCAATATGTTGGTCTTTTCTGTCACAATGACTGCGTAAAGTGAAAAAGGGAGACCTAGAGGTCAGGTTGTTTATAAACAGTTTATTGCAATGAAACCAGATAACTGCACCACTTAAAACTCAGCGTTGCTGTGGGCTGTGCAGAGAGTTTCCAGCTCCGAACCCATATTCAAATCCAGCTAGGCTCCAGCTTTCTGGCCATGAGGCTCCCATTGGTGAAATGAGTTTGGGCCAAAACTCACATCCAGGTCGTGGTGAGCACAGGCCCCCCCCGTAGAAACCCGCTGGAGAATCACTGAGCATGAAGTGGCCGCGTCgcgagtggtgggagctggaaccgTTCGTCGGGGCACTCTTGTGGGGCGAGGACAgaggcaccatggggggggggggggaaagaagcacAGGCACAGACCCGCCTCCCATCACCGCgcaggggaatcacagacacacttCCCGTCGCCGCGCGGGGaaccacagacacagacccacgtcctgtCACTGTGCGGGGGAACCACaggcacagacccacgtcccgtcactgtGCGGGGGaaccacagacacagacccacgtcccgtcactgtGCGGGGGAACCACAggcacagacccacgtcccatcaccCTGCAGAGAATCACACGGTCCCGCATCCCATCACTGTACGAGCAATCGCAGAAAGACCCACGTCCCTTCACACCGTGCTACATTTCTGAAAAAGGCCAGCAAAATTGCTTCAAGCACTTACTCTGTTCCGATGGGTATTCTCGCGTTGGGAGGTACACAGATGGTCTTCTATTCTGCAAGAAAATATTGCATGTTAAACATTCATTAGAAACATACGAGATTTTAAAGTTCAGCAGTTCTTATACTCCAGGGTTAATTCCTTTCTGTGACAATTAAATCTGTGATCATCTGACGTACACACATTTCCGTCACTCAGTTGATGGTGTACGGGGTCCACGGTCAGGTCAACCTTTAATATGTACTCCATCCTACATGACGCTGTTACTACTGCGGTTCTGACAGGCCCATACACTCTAGATTGCTATCCAGCAAAATATAAATCATTTTTATGTCCACCggggagagcagacgaggcctcgatttaacgtctcatccgaaagagggcgcctccgacagtgcggcgctccctcagtactgcccctccgacagtgcggcgctccttcagcaccgcccctccgacagtgcggcgctccctc
Proteins encoded in this window:
- the dda1 gene encoding DET1- and DDB1-associated protein 1, with the translated sequence MTQPCLTSVRTWIGSVMDPLADFLKGLPVYNESNFSRFHADSVCKASNRRPSVYLPTREYPSEQIIVTEKTNILLRYLHQQWDKKNAAKKRDQEQVDIEGESSAPPRKIARTDSQDMIEDT